A stretch of the Vigna radiata var. radiata cultivar VC1973A chromosome 7, Vradiata_ver6, whole genome shotgun sequence genome encodes the following:
- the LOC106766068 gene encoding probable WRKY transcription factor 72, with protein MQDHKLEREMREVGELSLVNDSTSDEESELVSLSLGISSTRKHEKKNRTEMIREKEDLTXGLSLXLDIRFDPSAIKNHSTESRCDGEMKEEELREIWPPSKVLKTMRTWDKSEASQHAEVKKAXVCIRARCDNLTMNDGCQWRKYGQKIAKGNPCPRAYYRCTVSPSCPVKKQVQRCAEDMSILISTYEGTHNHPLPTSATTIAYTTSAAASMLQSPSLTTQPGLVNSDTVPLLSSNNVLYNLNALNFTSSYHHVSKSPHLFFHTSSISTSNSHPTVTLDLATPQTSPHIANFTPSLPFIPKYSSTNVDFPSSTFSPLQSSVLHSPCYGDYFNYEGLITPNRNHMNTGKQPFLGHLCRSNNITNHSISKQSLPDSIVAASKAITATPKYQSAILAAALTAYAGNGVRENHDEGQSAGLDLNLGGDMPFTTNPVYANFNASRYKRMSFSAPTAPKINSVIFQPSPASKSNLLLDQ; from the exons ATGCAGGATCATAAGCTTGAAAGGGAAATGCGAGAGGTTGGAGAACTTTCATTGGTAAATGATTCAACTAGTGATGAAGAGAGTGAACTTGTTTCCCTCTCTCTTGGAATTTCATCTACACGTAAACATGAGAAGAAGAATAGAACTGAAATGATTAGAGAAAAAGAGGATTTGACANAAGGACTTTCACTGGNATTAGATATAAGATTTGACCCTTCAGCTATAAAAAATCACAGCACTGAAAGTAGGTGTGATGGGGAAATGAAGGAAGAGGAACTCAGAGAGATATGGCCACCTAGTAAAGTTCTCAAGACAATGAGAACTTGGGATAAAAGTGAAGCTTCTCAACATGCTGAAGTCAAGAAGGCTANGGTTTGTATCAGAGCAAGATGTGATAACCTTACG ATGAATGATGGTTGCCAATGGAGAAAATATGGACAGAAAATAGCAAAAGGGAATCCATGTCCCCGAGCATACTATCGNTGCACTGTTTCTCCATCCTGTCCTGTGAAAAAACAG GTTCAAAGATGTGCTGAAGACATGTCAATCTTGATTAGCACCTACGAAGGAACTCACAACCACCCTCTTCCTACTTCAGCCACGACCATAGCCTACACAACTTCTGCTGCTGCTTCCATGCTTCAATCTCCTTCATTGACCACACAACCAGGACTAGTCAATTCAGATACTGTCCCTCTCCTCAGTTCTAATAATGTTCTTTATAACCTTAATGCCCTAAACTTCACATCAAGCTATCACCACGTTTCAAAATCACCACACTTATTCTTCCACACCTCCTCTATTTCTACCTCTAATTCTCACCCCACAGTCACTCTTGACCTTGCCACTCCTCAAACTTCACCTCACATTGCAAATTTCACCCCAAGCTTGCCTTTCATACCAAAATATTCATCAACAAATGTTGATTTTCCCTCCAGTACTTTCTCTCCTTTGCAATCTAGTGTGCTACATTCACCTTGTTATGGTGATTACTTCAACTATGAGGGATTGATCACCCCAAATAGAAACCATATGAACACTGGAAAACAACCATTCCTGGGACATCTTTGTCGATCTAATAACATTACCAACCATTCAATTTCTAAACAATCTTTACCTGATTCCATTGTAGCTGCATCCAAAGCAATCACTGCTACCCCAAAATATCAATCTGCTATATTAGCAGCTGCCCTCACAGCTTATGCTGGTAATGGGGTAAGAGAAAATCATGATGAGGGCCAAAGTGCCGGTTTGGACTTAAATCTAGGTGGAGATATGCCATTCACAACCAACCCAGTTTACGCTAATTTCAATGCATCAAGGTACAAGAGAATGTCATTTTCTGCTCCTACTGCTCCGAAAATAAACTCGGTCATATTTCAGCCATCACCTGCATCTAAAAGTAACCTATTGTTAGACCAATAG